GAGATATTGATGGCCTAATTCATCCTGAGAGAATAAATCAAGATTGGAAAATGATTAAAAAAGGAGATCCATTATTTCTTGATAGCCAAGGAATAGTTCACAAATATGACAGAGACCAATTGATTTGGCCTGTTTTTATTGGAGAAGTTGCTTATAAGGAAAAAAAAATTGCCATGAGTTACACAAAAAAAGAAGTTATTTGTTCCAAAAAACAATGGGTTCAAGATTTTGAAAGTCTTTAAATTAAGAAACCGGAACAATAAATCATTGAAAACTAATAAGGATTTTTTATTTAATAGATAAGTTTATTTAATGTTCAATACTTTAATTTTTTTTACTAACTCTTAAACCTTAAAAACCTAAATTCTTTCGCTCCAATAGATAACAGCTCCAAAACCCTCTAATTGCAGTCTTCTAAACCTAGCCTCTTTTAAGGAGACTACCTCTTTCGATCTTTTTCCGTTAAGAAGCCATTCGATTATTACCAAGTTTAATCACCAATTACAAAGAAAATATTAAGACACGAAGTCTCTTTTATTAGTATTTCGCAAAAATAACTTTACCTACAGAAAAATAATTTACACATTTTTAGCGATTTTGGTCTAAAATCTTCGAAGCGGAATCTATTTTCCGTTTTTATTTACACGTCTCACTTTAGAGACATACTTTACGAACTCATGACAACTATTCAGCAGCAGCGTTCTTCGCTGTTAAAAGGTTGGCCACAGTTTTGTGAGTGGGTAACATCAACTAACAACAGAATTTATGTTGGTTGGTTCGGCGTCTTAATGATTCCATGCCTACTTACAGCAGCGGCTTGCTTCATCGTTGCATTCATCGCAGCACCACCAGTAGACATCGACGGAATTAGAGAGCCAGTTGCTGGTTCATTCCTATACGGAAACAACATCATCTCAGGTGCAGTTGTTCCTTCATCTAACGCTATTGGTCTACACTTCTACCCAATTTGGGAAGCAGCTACTGTAGATGAGTGGTTATACAACGGTGGTCCTTACCAGCTTGTAATTTTCCACTTCCTAATTGGTATCTCAGCATACATGGGAAGACAGTGGGAGCTTTCATACCGTTTAGGTATGCGTCCTTGGATCTGTGTTGCATACTCTGCACCAGTTTCAGCAGCTTTCGCAGTATTTCTTGTATACCCATTCGGTCAAGGTTCATTCTCTGACGGAATGCCTCTAGGTATCTCTGGAACATTCAACTTCATGTTTGTTTTCCAGGCAGAGCACAACATTCTTATGCACCCATTCCACATGGCTGGTGTTGCTGGTATGTTCGGAGGATCTTTATTCTCAGCTATGCACGGTTCACTTGTTACTTCATCTCTAATCAGAGAAACAACTGAGACAGAGTCTCAGAACTATGGTTACAAGTTCGGACAAGAAGAAGAAACATATAACATCGTTGCAGCTCATGGCTACTTCGGTCGTTTGATCTTCCAATATGCTTCATTCAACAACAGCAGAAGTCTTCACTTCTTCCTAGCTGTATTCCCAGTTGTTTGTGTATGGTTAACTTCAATGGGTATCTGCACAATGGCATTCAACCTTAACGGTTTCAACTTCAACCAGTCAGTTGTTGATGCAAACGGTAAGATTGTTCCTACATGGGGAGACGTTCTTAACAGAGCAAACCTAGGTATGGAAGTAATGCACGAGCGTAACGCTCACAACTTCCCACTTGATCTAGCAGCAGCTGAGTCTACAACAGTAGCTCTTTCAGCTCCAGCTATCGGTTAAGCTTAAAGTTCTTAAATTTACAAGCCCCCTTTTTGGGGGCTTTTTTTTTGTTTAATTTTCAATTGGTTTCATATAATGTTTATATATAGATAAAACATTTGATATTTCTATGAGTAGTAGTTTTGGAAAAATTTTTCGTGTTAGTACTTTTGGAGAATCACATGGTGGTGCAGTAGGAGTTATCCTTGATGGATGTCCCCCTAAGTTAAAAGTAGATATAAATCTGATACAAAATGAATTAGATAGACGAAGGCCTGGCCAAAGTGACATTACAACGCCCAGAAATGAAGAAGATAAAATTGAAATATTAAGTGGGATAAAGGAAGGGTTCACACTTGGAACTCCAATAGCGATGTTGGTAAGAAACAAGGATCAAAGACCACGAGACTATGATAATTTGGAACAAGTATTTAGACCTTCTCATGCAGATGGTACATATCATCTGAAATATGGAATTCAGGCAAGTTCTGGCGGTGGAAGAGCCTCTGCTAGAGAAACAATTGGGAGAGTAGCTGCTGGTGCTGTAGCAAAACAATTATTAAAAACCTTCTGTAACACTGAAATACTATCTTGGGTAAAGCGTATACATGATATTGATTCTGATATAAATAAAGAGAAGATTTCTCTCAAAAAAATAGATTCTAATATTGTTAGATGTCCAGATGAAAATGTATCAACAGAAATGATCGAGAGAATTAAGGAATTAAAGCGTCAAGGAGACTCTTGCGGCGGTGTTATTGAATGTCTAGTAAGGAATGTTCCCTCGGGTCTTGGAATGCCAGTTTTTGATAAATTAGAAGCTGATTTAGCAAAGGCTTTGATGTCTTTGCCTGCCACGAAAGGCTTTGAAATAGGTTCAGGTTTCTCTGGAACTTATTTAAAAGGAAGCGAACATAATGATGCATTCATCAAGTCTGATGATATTAGTAAGTTAAGAACAACATCAAACAATTCAGGAGGTATACAGGGCGGAATAAGTAATGGTGAAAATATCGAGATGAAGATAGCTTTTAAACCTACAGCAACTATCGGGAAAGAACAGAAAACAGTAAATGCTGAAGGTAAAGAAGTACTTATGAAAGCAAAAGGGAGGCACGATCCATGCGTTCTACCAAGAGCAGTTCCCATGGTTGATGCTATGGTAGCTCTAGTACTTGCTGATCATTTGCTTCTAAATCATGCTCAATGTGACTTAATAAATAAGTAGTATTTTTGTTGAATAAATTATATTTATCTTTGATTTAATTATTTTTGAGCCATTCAAATATTTTTGGATCAAATTTTTTATTTTTGATAGCTTTATCTCCAATTACGACTGCTTTATACCCTAAAGATTTATAAGTTTTTAAATCATTGATTGATAGTCCTCCAGCAGCAATGAAATCAATATTTGTATAGTTGAGTATATCTATCGAACTATCTTTACTGTTTATTGGGTAAATTTTGATAATTTTGCAATTTAAATCTATCGCTTCCTTAAGATCTTTTAAATTATTAATTCCAGGAATTAATAAATAACTTTTTGACTGCGCATAATTGAAAAGATCTTTATCCCAAAATTTCATCATCGAAAAATTTAATCCAATTTTTAAAGAATCTTGTATTGATTGCTTATTAACTATGGAGGCGGAGCCTAAATTAATTCTTGGATATTTAATTTTGATATCGGATACAAAATCGAACCAATTTTCGTTGTTAGACCAACTTATTTCAATATTCTTTAATCCTAATTTTACTAAGTATTCTAATTCTTCAAAAAATGAATTTCTTATAGAGGTATTTGAGTAAATATTATCTTCAGGTTTTATAAGTAAAAAAAAAGACTCAGTTTTCAGGAACTCCGAAAAAGAATCTTCTTTATTATTCATTAAAAATTTAAACTTTCGCGATTAAATATAGTTTGCGACTTTTACTTCTGAGCGGTTAAGCAAATCTTGGATATCTTCAGTATCTATAGTTTCTCTTTCAATTAGCATTTGAGCCATTTCGTCTAGAACTATTCTGTTATCTGATAAAACTTTTGTAGCTCTCTTATAGGCCACATCAACAAGTTCTGAAACCTCTACATCAATTGTTGCGGCCGTGTCTTCAGAAAAGTCTCTTGTAGAGCTCATATCTCTTCCGAGAAACATTCCACCTTGAGATTGACCTAGAGCGACAGGACCTATTTTGTCACTCATGCCGAATTTAGTGATCATTTGTCTTGCTACATTAGCAACTTGTTGTAAATCATTTGAAGCTCCAGTTGTTACTTCTTCTTCTCCATAAACAATTTCTTCAGCAACTCTTCCACCAAGAGCTACAGCCATTTGATTTTGAAGGTAAGAACGAGAGTAAAGACCAGATTCCATTCTTTCTTCACTTGGAGTAAAGAAGGTTAGACCTCCAGCTTGACCTCTTGGAATAATTGAAACTTTTGCTACTGGATCATAATCAGGCATTAATGCTCCAACGAGTGCATGACCAGCTTCGTGATAAGCAACTAATTCTTTTTTCTTATCACTGATTACTCTATCTTTCTTTTCTGGGCCAGCCATAACTCTTTCAATTGCATCACCTACTTCATCGTTGCTTACTTTATCTAAATCTTTTCTAGCTGCTAATATTGCTGCTTCATTTAAGAGGTTAGCTAAATCTGCACCAGTAAATCCTGGTGTTCTTCTAGCAACTTTATCTAAATCTACGTCTTTTGAAAGAGTTTTATCTTTCGCATGAACATTTAATATCTGCAATCTTCCAGCATAATCTGGTCTATCTACTGTTACCTGTCTATCGAATCTTCCAGGACGCATTAAAGCTGAATCTAAGACATCTGGTCTGTTGGTGGCAGCAACTATTATTATTCCTGAATTACCTTCGAAACCATCCATTTCAGTTAGGAGTTGATTTAATGTTTGCTCTCTTTCATCATTTCCTCCGCCCATACCAGCACCCCTTTGTCTTCCAACTGCATCTATTTCGTCAATAAAAACAATACAAGGAGCATTCTTTTTAGCTTGTTCAAAAAGATCTCTAACTCTGCTAGCTCCAACTCCTACAAACATCTCTACAAATTCTGAACCAGATATTGAGAAAAAAGGTACACCTGCTTCTCCAGCTACTGCTTTTGCTAACAATGTTTTTCCTGTCCCAGGAGGGCCAACAAGAAGAACTCCTTTCGGAATTTTTGCTCCTACTGCAGTAAATCTATCTGGGCTCTTAAGAAAATCTACAACTTCTGTAAGTTCTAATTTTGCCCCTTCAACACCAGCAACATCTGAAAAGGTTACTTGTGTAGATGGTTCCATTTGCAATCTAGCTTTGCTTTTACCAAAACTCATGGCAGGGTTACCACCTCCAGCATTACCACTTTGGGATCTTCTGAAAAGAAAAAATAAGCCTCCGATCAAAAGTACTGGAAAAATTAAGCTACTTATAGCTTGTTGCCATGGATTGGCTAATTTTGTAGGAGTTACAGCTATATCTACATTATTCTCAGTCAGTATTTTTAATAAATCTTTGTCAGGGGCTAAATTGACCTCAGACCTGCTCCCATCATTTTCAACAACTTGAGCTGTGGCATTATCTGGAGATATTAGGACTCTACTGATTTCTTTATCTTGTACTGCCTCTATAAAATCACTATATCTCAAGGTCTTTGTAGAACTTTCAGTATTAGGTTTATCAAAAACTGATGTACCAATGAAAATTACAGTAATAACAGCTAGGACATAAAGTCCTACGTTTCTCCAACGTTTGTTCACAATAAAAAATCTTTAATAAATCTATAATACTAATAATAAAACATTATTAAGAGCGTCTTAGAACATCTACTACACTTTTGAATGCAAACCATTCAGGAATTGGTTCGCCATTCCTTAATTTCTTTCTAAATTCAGTACCACTAAGTTTCATAATTTCATAATTTAATTCTTTGGCTTCTTCAGCTGTTATATATCCTTTTTCCTTCGTATAAACTAAATTTTTTGAAGGAACAGTTTGCATCATCAATTCATCTGCACACTTATTTGCAAAATTCTGGGCGTCATATGGACCATAAAAATCCTCACCAGTTGATGAAGACTTACAACCAGCCATATCTCTACCAATAATAAAGTGGGTGCAGCCATAATTTCTTCTGATTATCATATGTTGCAGAGCTTCTCTTGGCCCCGCCATATGCATTGAATAAGGTAAAAAAGCCCATTTTATTCTTTCATCAGATATTTCCTCTTCTAATTCTTTATAGGTCAAATATCTAACTTTGCCCGGGATATCATCTTGTTGAGTTGGTCCACAAGTTGGATGAACTAAAACAACTGATTTAGAGGAGACATTTTCTGAAAGTAAGGCATTAGTAAATAATTCATAATGTGCTCTATGAATTGGATTTCTGCATTGAAATGCAACTACATCATGATTTGATGGCAGTGTAGATCTAACTTCTTCTGGGGTTTTGCAGGGGAATTCTCTAGTTGGTAGTTCGAAACCATAAACTCTTCCTCCTATATAAAATCTCCCTCTCTCGTTAAAAATCATCTTAACAGCAGGATGATCTAAAGAATTAGTACCATAACAAAGTTCAGCTTCTAAGGATTTGTCAGGCTCCCATTTAGAGCTAACTTCTAAAACTGCTATTTTTTGTTTTTTATAAGTAAGTAATATTGTCTCTCCAGCTTTTACTTTTTCATTATTTGAATCAAATACAATGGGCAAGCCAAAAAGCAACCCGTTTGTATTTCTATTATTTTTAATTACCGAATTATAGTTTTTTTCATCCATAAAACCTTCCAATGGAGAAAAAGCTCCAACCATCAAAAGTTCTACATCGCATGCATTTCTCTCGCTACATTCAAACTCATAAGTAGCTTGAGAGATAAGATCATTTTTAAGGTTTTTATCTTTGATAATTAAATTTTTTAGTTCCCCTCCATAAGGCGGTATTAGTCCATTAGTATCTGTTTTAGCTTTTTGTTGTAATTCCATTTTTTAAATTGATTTAAAGAAAAATTTTGAAAAAAAAAGAGGGGTTTAACCCCCTTTTTCTCTTAAGTAAGATTTATGCCTTTCTTCCGTAAAGCTCCCCAATTATTTTTACATCAAGTGGATCCTTTGAACCCATATCTGTATCTGAAGGTTGGATAGCTTCAAAAGTACCAGCAAATTCGTCTGTGTCAGAATCTACATTATTTATTGAAAGAGTAATAACACCAGTTCCGTTTACATCAACTTTAATATTTTCTTTTGCAAGTTCTTCGTCATCTCCTCCTAATGCAACTAAACCTTGAGCATATTCAACACCAGTATTTTTAGCTCTTGCCTTAGGATCCAGAAAATCACCAGTTCTGTAGTTAGGTGTAAATGTTGAGCCGCTAACCTCAGTGCCTGGCTCAATAGATGAAGGTAAATCAGCTGTAAGATCTTTGGCTGAGAATGCAAATGGCACTTCTAAACCACCAGGAGTTAATACAGTAATAAGTTGAAAATCAATACCACCTTTTTCGGTGAAAGTTCCTGAATCTATATCTCCATAAACTTCTGTGACTGTGGTGTTATTTCTAGGACTAATAATTTTTGTAGAAACAAATTCTGCAGCTTTTCTTTTTGTCCCGGGCACTTTTACATAAACTTCTGTTGGATGCATGCATATTCCTTTGAGGCTATCTCCATTCCCTAGAGATATTGATCCGACAAGAGATGAGTCTAATGTAGGGCAATCATTAGCTTTTCCTGTGTTAACAACATCTGTGAATTGTGCATTTCCTCTTTCAGAAAAAGCAAATGTTTTAACAGGTACGAAAGCAAAAGTTATACAAATTGAAATAACAAAAGCTAAGAAAGAACGAATTCTCATAATTAAAGTTGCAGTAAAGTTCTGTGACGATAGATTAAAGGTCATCTAATAAGTTCAGTACGGATATTACAAGGGAAAGGACCATAAAAGATAGGACTATTAAATCCTCGAAACAACCCGTAGCTTTTTAGATTTTAAAAAACTGGAATTATTTTAAGCTATCGCATTATTTTTAATGATTAAGATTACAAAAAAATACAAATTAAAAATTTTTTTTATTTCTTTAATGAAATAATTTGGGTTATTAATTTATTTGCTAAATCAATTTTTGATGTTTTGTTAATGTAGTGCTCCATATTATTAGTATCGAATAACCAACCTTCATTTTGTGCCAAAAAGCCAAATCCTTGGCCTTCAATATCAATTGGATTTGCGAATAGATAATCACAACCCTTTTTGATTATCTTTTCTTTAATTGTCATTCGTGCTTCTTCGATAGATCCTGTAAAAGCACAAAAGCCAACAAAAACTTGGTTATCTTTTTTTGATTTACTAATTGTTTTTAAAATATCTGGAACTAGCTCAAAGTTTTGATTCAAATGAGCATTAATTTGATTTTTTGGAATTTTAGCTGAAGTATCAGAGTTTATTTTGAAATCAGATACTGCTGCATTCATGAAAAAATAATCGCAATTTGATATTTCATTATTTAGTGCCCTAATTAAATCAACACTAGTTTCAATTTCATATCTTTTTAGTCCATCAGTAAGATTCTTATCGATTTTTAGAGGACCATGAACATATTTTACTTGTGCTCCCCTAAACCTCGCTACTTGAGAAAGAAGTAGGCCCATAGCTCCAGAACTTTTGTTAGTAATGTGTCTTGCCGCGTCAATTTTCTCTGAGGTACACCCTCCAGTTATTAAAATTTCTTTATTAAGTAAATCTTTGCGATATTCATTTTGTTTATGTGAAACTATAAATTCAAGAGCTAATTGGATTAGATCATTGGGAGGTATCTTACCGATGCCAATAGCATCACATGCTAAGAGGCCTTCACTTGGTTGCAAAGACAAAACATTTTCGTAATTCTGTAAATTCTCATAATTTTTTTGGACAGCTTTATTTAGCCACATTTGTGTATTCATTGCTGGTGCAACAATAATTGGCTTTATATTTGCTATTAAGATGCTTGGGATCAATCCCTCTGCATTTCCAGTTACCCATTTTGCTAATGTTGTCGCTGTTAAAGGGGCGATGATTAAAATTTCAGCCCAATTACTTAGTTCTATGTGAAGAGGTGTTGATTGACCATCAGACCATTGATCATTTTCTAATATGCACGGGTTTCTACTTAAAATAGAAAGAGAAAGCGGCTTTATTAATTTTTCTGCATTTTTTGATAAAACGCATCTTATTTCATAATTTTCTTTCGCTAATTGGCTAACTAATAATGGAACTCTTACAGCTGCAATACTTCCAGTTATTAATAAGAGGACCTTTATTTTGGAGTCCTTGCTTTTAGTTTTCATCGAAAGGTTCCTGATCGAGTAGATGGGTATAATTAGTCGTTAATTCAGGCCTATTGATTGCAAGAGCCCTCAGCAAGTGCCAGTCTTTTAAACCATCAAATGGAGTATTATAATTATCTTCCTCCAGCCTTTTAGCGAGCTCAAAGGTCATTTCTTCATCAAAAGAATTTACTAGTTCCTCACTTATTTTATTTTCAGTAATGAATTTCATATTGAGTAAAGTCAATATACTTTAATAATAAAGCCTCAAGTAATTATTTAAAATTGATATAAGAATTAAGTACATATTTTCAAGGATATGATAATTTTCAATTTTCATATCTTTTCAAATTGTTGGTAGGTCATTTATCTTCATTCTCAGTCATAAATATGCAAAATCTCCTTTTCAAAAATATTCTCTCTTAATATATTATTGGTAAAAATTTTATCATGTCGCAAACCAAAAGAGAGCAAGTAATTAGCCACATACGCTATTTAAGACAAGAGCTTAGAGAAATGCATTTAGGAATAAAAGAAGATGACCTATTACCTGAATCAGGCGAATTAAGAGGATTGATGGCTCAGTTGGAAGCATTACTTGAATTAATAGAGGGAAATACTAGAATTCAATCAAACTCTGAAGCAGCTTAGTTTAATGAGAAATGGTTGTTAAACCTCAAAAGACAAAATTTCAGATAAAGATTGTGGAAAATATTCAGACATTAAGTATTTGGGCAAATAATCCATGGCGAAGATATTCAATATCATTGATTACCCTTTTAATTGGATATTTTTTTGGAAGTTCTCTTGGTATGGTAAGTGCCGTTGTGGAACTCATGGATCCTGTAGCTGCTTTCTTATCAGTAGTTTTTATTGAAATTTTAATATCTTTAAGAAGAAATTTTAGATTTGAAAGGAAAAAGAAATTTTTAGTACTTTTATTAGATTCTTTAAGATTAGGATTATTTTATGGTTTCTTTACTGAAAGTCTCAAATTGCTATAAATTTATTTGTTGTGCTTTTGTAATAGATAAAGTAAAGCCATTCTTATAGGGATACCATTTGCAACTTGATTATTAATTAAGCAATTAGGATATCGATCTACAATCTTACTACTTATTTCAATATCTCTATTAATGGGACCAGGATGAAGAATTGGGATTTCTTTATTATTCAAAGATAATTTCTCTGGGGTTAAGCCATAATCCAAACTATATGAATCAATGCTACTTAGTAAATTCTCCATCATTCTCTCTTTCTGGAGTCTTAAAACAATAATCGCATCTGCAAATTTTATTGATTCTTCCAATGATCTAGAAATTTTTATGGAACCTCTTGATTTAACAGGATCTTTTATTTGATATGGCGCAGGGGTTTTTAAAAAATTGATAAATTCATAAGGTATTAATGTCTCGGGACCACATAAGATTATGTCTGCGCCGAATGAACTCAAAGCCCAAAGATTTGATCTGGCAACCCTTGAATGATTAACGTCTCCAATTATTAAAATTTTTTTGGAATTTAAAACCTCTGGATTAAGTGTTTTTTTGGAAAAGAATTTTATCAATGTGTAGATGTCAAGCAATCCTTGGCTAGGGTGACTATGTAATCCATCTCCCGCATTAAGAACCGAAGTCTTGGAATTTATTGCATCAAGTTTTTTTGCAATCTCATAGGTTATGTAACTTGATGAATGTCTTATAACTAATGTATCCGCCCCCATAGCAGAATAAGTTATAGCTGTATCAATTATTGTTTCACCTTTTGTTAAAGAACTTGAAGATGGTGCAAATGTCTGGACATCAGCAGAAAGCCTTTTTGCTGCAAGCTCAAAACTATTTTTTGTTCTTGTACTAGCCTCGAAAAATAAAGACGTTACCAAAGTCCCTTGTAAAGCCGGTATCTTTTTCGTTCCTGCATTTTTTAATACATCAAATCTATTGGCTAATTCGAATACTGACTCATAATCCTTAATTGAAAAATTAGCTAATGTGTGAATATGTTTATGAGGCCAAATTTGCATTACGTTGAAAAGATAAATGATTATTGAAATTTAGGTGTTCTGTCACCTTTTAATCTTTTACTTACACTCCTACTATTTTTGAGATACCAACGCCATTTTATATTTTTTGCCTTTGATATGCCAATTCTCGTAGTTTGAATAAGATCTTTATTTTCTATAGTGGATTCTCTTGGAGAAATCCATAAAGATTTGTTATTAAGAACTTTAAGTGAGTTAAATGCAATGTCTATATTGAATGTTTTTGTTACTAGGCCAGGTCCAGAAGCTAATCTTTCATTTTTATTAGAGATAAAAACTGATCTTATCAACACACCACTCGCAAAATTTTCTTTATCAGTAACTATGTTTAAGCAATGATGAATGCCATATGATTTGTAAATATAAAATGTGCCAGGTTTGCCAAATAATGATTTGTTTGATTCAGTCATTTTGCGGTAGCCATGACAGGCTTCTTCTTCTTGTGAATAAGCTTCAGTTTCAACAATTATCCCTTTAACTAGATCTATCTCATTATTTTTTTTAATGAGGTAACAGCCTATTAAATCAGGAGCAACAAGTTTGGAGTGCCGATAAAAAAAATTTTTTGGAAAGAATTCTTCTTCTATTTTTCAAAATCTATCTAATAACATATTTAGCTGAGAAAAATAATTAAGGCTATTAATTGATATTGATTTTCAAAAAGATGTGACTATTTTTTTAAATTATTTGAAATTCAAAGGATATGTAAATAAGTTGTTCTTAATAAACTATTATTTAATAAGAAAGATATTAAATGTATGACAAAAATAACTAAAGAGGAAGTA
This window of the Prochlorococcus marinus XMU1410 genome carries:
- the psbA gene encoding photosystem II q(b) protein; translated protein: MTTIQQQRSSLLKGWPQFCEWVTSTNNRIYVGWFGVLMIPCLLTAAACFIVAFIAAPPVDIDGIREPVAGSFLYGNNIISGAVVPSSNAIGLHFYPIWEAATVDEWLYNGGPYQLVIFHFLIGISAYMGRQWELSYRLGMRPWICVAYSAPVSAAFAVFLVYPFGQGSFSDGMPLGISGTFNFMFVFQAEHNILMHPFHMAGVAGMFGGSLFSAMHGSLVTSSLIRETTETESQNYGYKFGQEEETYNIVAAHGYFGRLIFQYASFNNSRSLHFFLAVFPVVCVWLTSMGICTMAFNLNGFNFNQSVVDANGKIVPTWGDVLNRANLGMEVMHERNAHNFPLDLAAAESTTVALSAPAIG
- the aroC gene encoding chorismate synthase, with amino-acid sequence MSSSFGKIFRVSTFGESHGGAVGVILDGCPPKLKVDINLIQNELDRRRPGQSDITTPRNEEDKIEILSGIKEGFTLGTPIAMLVRNKDQRPRDYDNLEQVFRPSHADGTYHLKYGIQASSGGGRASARETIGRVAAGAVAKQLLKTFCNTEILSWVKRIHDIDSDINKEKISLKKIDSNIVRCPDENVSTEMIERIKELKRQGDSCGGVIECLVRNVPSGLGMPVFDKLEADLAKALMSLPATKGFEIGSGFSGTYLKGSEHNDAFIKSDDISKLRTTSNNSGGIQGGISNGENIEMKIAFKPTATIGKEQKTVNAEGKEVLMKAKGRHDPCVLPRAVPMVDAMVALVLADHLLLNHAQCDLINK
- a CDS encoding bifunctional 4-hydroxy-2-oxoglutarate aldolase/2-dehydro-3-deoxy-phosphogluconate aldolase, yielding MNNKEDSFSEFLKTESFFLLIKPEDNIYSNTSIRNSFFEELEYLVKLGLKNIEISWSNNENWFDFVSDIKIKYPRINLGSASIVNKQSIQDSLKIGLNFSMMKFWDKDLFNYAQSKSYLLIPGINNLKDLKEAIDLNCKIIKIYPINSKDSSIDILNYTNIDFIAAGGLSINDLKTYKSLGYKAVVIGDKAIKNKKFDPKIFEWLKNN
- the ftsH gene encoding ATP-dependent zinc metalloprotease FtsH, which translates into the protein MNKRWRNVGLYVLAVITVIFIGTSVFDKPNTESSTKTLRYSDFIEAVQDKEISRVLISPDNATAQVVENDGSRSEVNLAPDKDLLKILTENNVDIAVTPTKLANPWQQAISSLIFPVLLIGGLFFLFRRSQSGNAGGGNPAMSFGKSKARLQMEPSTQVTFSDVAGVEGAKLELTEVVDFLKSPDRFTAVGAKIPKGVLLVGPPGTGKTLLAKAVAGEAGVPFFSISGSEFVEMFVGVGASRVRDLFEQAKKNAPCIVFIDEIDAVGRQRGAGMGGGNDEREQTLNQLLTEMDGFEGNSGIIIVAATNRPDVLDSALMRPGRFDRQVTVDRPDYAGRLQILNVHAKDKTLSKDVDLDKVARRTPGFTGADLANLLNEAAILAARKDLDKVSNDEVGDAIERVMAGPEKKDRVISDKKKELVAYHEAGHALVGALMPDYDPVAKVSIIPRGQAGGLTFFTPSEERMESGLYSRSYLQNQMAVALGGRVAEEIVYGEEEVTTGASNDLQQVANVARQMITKFGMSDKIGPVALGQSQGGMFLGRDMSSTRDFSEDTAATIDVEVSELVDVAYKRATKVLSDNRIVLDEMAQMLIERETIDTEDIQDLLNRSEVKVANYI
- the sat gene encoding sulfate adenylyltransferase; its protein translation is MELQQKAKTDTNGLIPPYGGELKNLIIKDKNLKNDLISQATYEFECSERNACDVELLMVGAFSPLEGFMDEKNYNSVIKNNRNTNGLLFGLPIVFDSNNEKVKAGETILLTYKKQKIAVLEVSSKWEPDKSLEAELCYGTNSLDHPAVKMIFNERGRFYIGGRVYGFELPTREFPCKTPEEVRSTLPSNHDVVAFQCRNPIHRAHYELFTNALLSENVSSKSVVLVHPTCGPTQQDDIPGKVRYLTYKELEEEISDERIKWAFLPYSMHMAGPREALQHMIIRRNYGCTHFIIGRDMAGCKSSSTGEDFYGPYDAQNFANKCADELMMQTVPSKNLVYTKEKGYITAEEAKELNYEIMKLSGTEFRKKLRNGEPIPEWFAFKSVVDVLRRS
- a CDS encoding photosystem II manganese-stabilizing polypeptide, whose protein sequence is MRIRSFLAFVISICITFAFVPVKTFAFSERGNAQFTDVVNTGKANDCPTLDSSLVGSISLGNGDSLKGICMHPTEVYVKVPGTKRKAAEFVSTKIISPRNNTTVTEVYGDIDSGTFTEKGGIDFQLITVLTPGGLEVPFAFSAKDLTADLPSSIEPGTEVSGSTFTPNYRTGDFLDPKARAKNTGVEYAQGLVALGGDDEELAKENIKVDVNGTGVITLSINNVDSDTDEFAGTFEAIQPSDTDMGSKDPLDVKIIGELYGRKA
- the coaBC gene encoding bifunctional phosphopantothenoylcysteine decarboxylase/phosphopantothenate--cysteine ligase CoaBC, producing MKTKSKDSKIKVLLLITGSIAAVRVPLLVSQLAKENYEIRCVLSKNAEKLIKPLSLSILSRNPCILENDQWSDGQSTPLHIELSNWAEILIIAPLTATTLAKWVTGNAEGLIPSILIANIKPIIVAPAMNTQMWLNKAVQKNYENLQNYENVLSLQPSEGLLACDAIGIGKIPPNDLIQLALEFIVSHKQNEYRKDLLNKEILITGGCTSEKIDAARHITNKSSGAMGLLLSQVARFRGAQVKYVHGPLKIDKNLTDGLKRYEIETSVDLIRALNNEISNCDYFFMNAAVSDFKINSDTSAKIPKNQINAHLNQNFELVPDILKTISKSKKDNQVFVGFCAFTGSIEEARMTIKEKIIKKGCDYLFANPIDIEGQGFGFLAQNEGWLFDTNNMEHYINKTSKIDLANKLITQIISLKK
- the isiD gene encoding protein IsiD is translated as MKFITENKISEELVNSFDEEMTFELAKRLEEDNYNTPFDGLKDWHLLRALAINRPELTTNYTHLLDQEPFDEN
- a CDS encoding DUF565 domain-containing protein, with the translated sequence MVVKPQKTKFQIKIVENIQTLSIWANNPWRRYSISLITLLIGYFFGSSLGMVSAVVELMDPVAAFLSVVFIEILISLRRNFRFERKKKFLVLLLDSLRLGLFYGFFTESLKLL
- a CDS encoding aspartate carbamoyltransferase catalytic subunit is translated as MQIWPHKHIHTLANFSIKDYESVFELANRFDVLKNAGTKKIPALQGTLVTSLFFEASTRTKNSFELAAKRLSADVQTFAPSSSSLTKGETIIDTAITYSAMGADTLVIRHSSSYITYEIAKKLDAINSKTSVLNAGDGLHSHPSQGLLDIYTLIKFFSKKTLNPEVLNSKKILIIGDVNHSRVARSNLWALSSFGADIILCGPETLIPYEFINFLKTPAPYQIKDPVKSRGSIKISRSLEESIKFADAIIVLRLQKERMMENLLSSIDSYSLDYGLTPEKLSLNNKEIPILHPGPINRDIEISSKIVDRYPNCLINNQVANGIPIRMALLYLLQKHNK